Proteins from one Candidatus Krumholzibacteriia bacterium genomic window:
- a CDS encoding dodecin family protein, whose translation MSNHVYKQIELTGSSTKSIEDAVQVALTKAAETVRNMRWFEVTDMRGHIADQKLGHWQVTIKVGFTLDD comes from the coding sequence ATGAGCAACCATGTCTACAAGCAGATCGAACTGACGGGATCGTCGACGAAGAGTATCGAAGACGCGGTGCAAGTCGCCCTGACCAAGGCCGCGGAGACGGTGCGCAACATGCGCTGGTTCGAGGTGACCGACATGCGCGGCCACATTGCGGATCAGAAGCTGGGCCACTGGCAGGTAACCATCAAGGTGGGCTTCACGCTGGACGACTAG